The nucleotide sequence ACGCTGGTGATGTGGAGgtgttgtctttttgttttgtaggCTTTTTTGTGGGAGTTCTTTGAAAAACACCAGAGTGTAAATTAATCTCAGGTTTTCTAAATTGAGACGCTTCGATTGAGTCACTCACGCTACTTAGATTAGTTCTGGGAATGCCACACCGGCTCTGAAAATGGTCCTTCCTCAATGGTCTTTTTCATTTAAGTTCCTCAATTGTGGGCTTTTTTCACTATATGACTAAATATTGAAGAACCATTGACGTTTGTTGTGTTAAAGTTCTTACTCAGCCTTGGGGTtggttttttttgtattgtgacGGGAAAATTCTGATATCGTTTAGTAATTGGTGTGATTGATTGTGTGTTTAGTTTTCAGTCCGAGGTCTAGGAGGAATACGTTATGTACATGAATCGAATTTCAGTtctgttgaaaatacacaagCGTAATGGCGATTTGATGGTTATTAATGGTAATTAATTTATCGATTGGTCAGTTTTCTATTTGATGGAGCATTTGATTGGCTGAATTGAGTTAATGGTTTCAAACCTTGTGTTTAGCTTCATTCCACCTcagtaaaagaaaataaatagggTTTTCACAATATAAAAATTTTAGCATTAAAATATTAAGACCTTTAAAACCATTTTCAGTACTAATGCAATGATGTACTTAATTCACTTAATTCATTTTACCATTCACAGTCTGGTAAAGCTGCAGAAAAAACACCCTCTAAAACCTTGGATCCGGAGGTGTACGAGAAGAAGATCAAGCTTCTGGAGAAACAGAGAAAAGATGTAAGTACTATTTTAGACCTCCCCTGCTTTCTTCATACCTGCAacattctgtcaccatttactcaccgtcgagttgttccaaacctgtgtaaatttctttgttctgttgaacacagaacaaaatagatatttgtaagaatgtttgcaattttcagttctaggacatcattcactaccatagtggAAAAAATTCTtgtactttttttgttctgttgaacacaaaatgagatatttgaaagaatttcagaaagcaaaccgttttggggcaccgttgactaccatttacattttttctactatggtagtcaatgtccCAGATGTAAAAAtagctgacattcttccaaatatcttactttgtgttcagcagaacaaagtaatttatacatgtttggaacaacttgagggtgagtaaatgatgacagaattttcatttttgggtgacctctCCCTTTAAAGCAGTCGTAATTTCCCGTTTGCTGAACTCTGACGTGTAAACTGCAGCATTTGACCTTTCTCAGGTGCTGGAGGTGAACAAACAGTGGGACATTCAGTGGAATTCTATGAAGGCACAATTCGAGCAGAAGGTATATCACAACATCTAAGCTAGAAATATTCTATAAATATGTTCCAGTTGGCCTTGTAACCTTTGTGCCTCACTTTGTTGCTGGAAAGCATGACATAAAAACACGAAAAAGGCATGAATCACTCTACTTAGAAACATCGATTGCTTAATGAGTCTGTCCGTGCGGAGCGGCGTGTGTTGAATGGAGGTGGGAGATTGTAACATATGAATCACTACGACTACGTGAGGTTCTTGTGCAAAGCGTAGGGCAGCGACCTGCTACTGCATTTTCGGTGGAAACGCAGTAGGGCACAGGAATGGAAAGCAGCTCTGTGTGAGTGTCACACCAGACCACAGGCCCCTCCTGTCACACCTCTGGTAGAATTTCCCTCACCTCGCCTGTACCCACTGTCTTCCTTTGTGGCTCGCCGGAGGGGCTGGCCAAAGTTGCATAGCCACGTGATCTCACGGCTCAGCGATAGCGACAACCGTTGCATCTCTGCATTTGCTTGGGCTGATAGAGGggacaaaaaacacacatcctCTGACGTCACTGGAGATCATAATAAAACTCATAGCAATGGAACAAAAACAGCATATCTCCCATTGTgacctttttttgtttgtgttgtttgttgtttgtatgGGGGTGCAAAACTATAGAATCAACCAGTCGGTGGGTTGTCTGAATTTTTCAGTCTAGACGACTGATCAGTATCTCGAAATtgttgaaattctgtcattacttaCTGCATCTATGCGATGaagttttatttgcagcttttCAATTGGATTTTGCTGTGCAGACTTAGGCAACTTAGTTAAAAATAGTCAACCATCCATTTTTGCTATTTGTGATTTTGGTGTTCTTGCTACCATTAAATACATCATGTGACTATAAAATGACTATTAAACTTTTGATAAAGATACACTCCGGGACGCCATTTAGAGGatgctgtaaaaaaataaaacctattAGCTCATTGCAATGAACTATAGTAGACCTTAACCGTGTACAATACAAATGTATCTGATGCCATTTTACAGAAACAAACTTCCTAGTAATTACGCTTTGTAACTTTCATCTTTCATCACTTaacgtttctttctttctctagaTTACTGACCTCCGGCAGAGGCTCGCTGACTCCCAGAAAGCAGTTCTTGAACTCGAGGCAGAACGTgagcagagacagagagactatGACAAAAAACTCCTCCTCGCCAAGTCTAAGATCGACAACGTGCAGGTACACCACAGTCTCTGCTTCAGACTGTAAATCTGCTGGTTTTGATTCGCATTGTGTGTAACATGGCATTTGTTTTAACTGGCCAACTGTAATCTGAATAAACCCTTTTAACACAACCTACTTTTGCTGGGCAGAAATCTGATCGGAAAGAATTCTCACTTGCTATGTTTACTATGcctttttattgtattgttttagttcaCAAACTTGTTATTTGCTTGTCGGTCATGCCTCCCAGTCATTTTCTGGCTGGAATAAGATACATTGTAGATTAAACTTCACACTGTTAATAGAAAAGTCTAGAGGCTAAATTCATTCCTATTTACACTTAATGGAATGTTTAGCTAATAGTTGTGACTGCTGAGCTCATTGAAGCTCCTTAAGCTTTAAACAGTCATTCAGCGCTTTCAGTTTTCTCTCGGGAAGCACCAGTTTTTCATACTTACTGACCATCTCTCTTAGTGTGTGGTGAGAGTTTCCCTCTAACTCCCCACAGGGAATGGGCAGGCCGAATATAACCCACCTCATAGTTTTATTGAGAGCTCTAGGCTATCATATGATGACTGGTTTCAGTTTCACCTTTACAGCCTCCTTATCTTCTCAATGCtctattatttttagtttatttataagTTTTGCTGTTTTGTCCGCGCGAGTCCCCCACAGCTATATTTAGCAAATATGGTTGTAGGTGGGTTCTTGAAAAAGTTTAGAACTCATTTTATGAAGGGCAGGATTGTGTGTACAGTGCTGAAATGGTTCATTCAAATAAGGCTCCGCTGCCTTTCAAATGTCAATCAGTACGTTGTGTTAAAATACAAAGTCATTTATGACTTTACTATGATAAAAAAACAGCTGGGTGGAACAGGAAATTTAGCTGAAAACAGGTGGCTTGAGACATGTCTTTTTTTTAGAAGAAGATTTACTTTTAACTTGACAAAAACAGCAAGATGTGATAGCCAGAGCCATGTATCTGACTTTTATGTAAACCAACAATTAAAAACAGCACAGATGAACTACAAGGTCTACTTTGGACAAATTTGGCATCTCTGAttgcttattttttatatcacatgaagaattaaatacaatttagCTTGTGTGAACATTGTGTATTGGatcgatatactgtataacttgtggtgtactgtttttttgtgtttgtttttatagggTGAAAAGGAATGCCTCACCTCAGAGACATGTGAGTTGAAACAAAAGGTGCGTTACCTGCAGGACCAGTTGCTTCCACTTACTAAACAGAGAGAATACCAGGAAAAAGAGATTCAACGGCTCAACAGGGTCAGTAGCCAAAATCACATGTGCACCCACATCATAGCTGTCCCAACAGGGACTTTCAATTTGTTTCTGGTGTTTCTAAATGTAGCGTGTTATAATTAGAATAACCCTTACTTAAACTGTCTTGGCAGTTTTAccagtaaataaaaacatttagtgTCATTTTGCTGTTGAGGGTCTCTataattgaacatttttaattgttaaGATAAAAGTTTAGGTTTGATCAAgcccatatgtgaccctggacgacaaaaccagtcttaagggtcaatttttcgaaattgagatttttacatcatctgaaagctgaagaaataagctttctattgatacaACCCGAATTCCGGAAAAGTTGGGACGTTTTTTAAAttggaataaaatgaaaactaaaggaatttcaaatcacatgagccaatattttattcacaatagaacatAGATAACAtagcaaatgtttaaactgagaaattTTACACTTTTATCCACTAAACTAGCTCATTTAAAGTTTGATGCCTGCTACaggtctcaaaaaagttggcACGGGGGCAACAAATGGCTAAAAAAGCAAGCAGTTTTGAAAAGATTCAGCTGGGAGAACATCTAGTGACTAATTAAGTTAATTGATATCAGTTCTGTAACATGATTAGCTATAAAAGGGATGTCTTAGAGAAGCAGAGTCTCTCAGAAGTAAAGATGGGCAGAGGCTCTCCAATCTGTGATAGACTGCGTAAAAAGATTGTGGAatactttaaaaacaatgttccTCAACGTCAAATTGCAAAGGCTTTGCAAAtctcatcatctacagtgcataacaTCATCAAAAGATTCAGAGAAACTGAAGAAATATCTGTGCATAAGAGACAAGGCCGGAGAACTTTATTGGATGCCCGTGGTCTTCGGGCCCTCAGAAGACAAAGCATCACTCATCGGCATGATTATGTCAAAGACATTACTAAATGGGCCCAGAAATACTTCCAGAAACCACTGTCGGTAAACACAATCCGCCGTGCCATCAGCAGATGCCAACTAAAGCTCTATCATGCAAAAAGGAAGCCATATGTGAACATGGTCCAGAAGCGCCGTCATGTCCtgtgggccaaggctcatttaaaatggactattTCAAAGTGGAATAGTGTTCTATGGTCAGACGAGTCCaaatttgacattcttgttGGAAATCACGGACGACGTGTCCTCCGGGCTAAAGAGGAGGGAGATCTTCCAGCGTGTTATCAGCGTTCAGTTCAAAAGCcagcatctctgatggtatgggggtGCATAAGTGCATACGGTATGGGCAGCTTGCATGTTTTGGAAGGCTCTGAGAAAGCTGAAAGGTATATAAAGGTTTTAGAGCAACATATGCTTCCCTCCAAAAGACGTCTATTTCAGGGAAGGCCTTGTATACTTCAGCAGGACAATGCAAAACCACATACTGCAGCTATTACAACAGCATGGCTTCGTCGTAGAAGAGTCCGGGTACTGAATTGGCctgcctgcagtccagatctttaaCCTATAGAGAACATTAGGAGCATAATTAAACGAAAAATACGTCAAAGACGACCACGAACTCTTCAGCAGCTGGAAACCTATATAAGGCAAGAATGGGACCAAATTCCAACACCAAAACTCCAGCAACTCATAGCCTCAATGCCCAGACGTCTTCAAACTGTTTTGAAAAGAAAAGGAGATGCTACACCATGGTAAACATGTCCCCGTCCCAACTATTTTGAGACCTGTAGCAGGAATCAAATTTTAAATGAGCTAGTTTAGTGGATAAAAGTGTAAaatttctcagtttaaacatttgctaTGTTATCTatgttctattgtgaataaaatattggctcatgtgatttgaaattcctttagttttcattttattccaaTTTAAAAAAAGTCCCAACTTTTCCGGAATTCGGGTtgtatatggtttgttaggataggacactatctggcggaacaacaacggtttacaaagctggaatctgagggtgctaaaaatcaaaatattgagaaaatagcctttgaagttgttcatctgaggcactgtagcaggccatccactcacaaaaagaaagtttttatacatttacggtaggaaatttataaaatatcttcatggaacatgatctttacttaatatcctaatgatttttggtaaaaagaaaaatctgtaatttttacccctacaatgtatttttggcgattactaaaaatgttcccgtgctacttaagactggttttgttgtccagggtcacatattgtatCTCAAGTAACACAAATAAAAGAATAgaacatgttgttttaaaatcacTTAAGATGAAGTATGATACATTACACTCTGTACACTATCCATGGAAGGTGTGGCACCATATtcacataaaacacacaatcCTCACTATGACAAAACTGTTTGCTGTGATTTCTTTATACGCCCACTTTGATAATAAGCCAATGCTACGTagttgaattaaataaatattacatttcagCAGACACCGTTCTAAACAAAGTATTGTTTTTAGGCATTAGAGGAAGCATTGAACCTTCACTCTCCATCCTCCACTCAGCCAGGCATGAACCTGGGAGAAGGTGTTGCCAACCTGAGACAGCAGGAGCTGCACACACAGATAGCCGTGTTGAAGGAGCAGGTGCTTACATATGATGACTTTTATATGTCTGTGAGAACTCACAAATGTGCAAATGTCATtgcattaaatgacaaaataccaAGCAAGTAGCATTGGTGTGCAAAATAGCCCAAGCACTTTCTCAGGCAgaacaaacaagacaaaatgttAGGCTTTGGATTATAAGAAACGGGCTGTTTCAGAAAAGAATGAAACGTATTTGAACAATTGCTGGTTGTCAGATGTTAGTGGAATGTTTCATATGATGAACCACACCTGTGGTTGCCTATGTGAATGTCATTCCTGGAACCAGCTGGTTAAAAGTCATTTCACAAATAGTTTGTTCTGAGAATAGATCACTGTTTGTTTGCAGAATTGATGTCTATCAGAACTACTCATccttatgtatttattccttgTCCAATATTTACAAACAGCTGGAAAGGTCCTTTTCTTGTCTTTAAATGTTCAATGTCCAGAGGGTTAAGGTCTGCTGTATATGCTTATATAGCCCTGTTGTAGTTCTAGGAGCTCAAAAAACAAACTCCTCAGAACATCCTCTAGATTTCTTGTTTCGTCAGAGTTTTCCTCAGGTTTTCTAGGAGCTGTGATTCGGTCATTGAAACAGATTCGTTGATAGTACAGTCCTTTTACCTCATTTATCAAACATGCTTTGAAAGGAATGAGTGTGTCAGGGTTCATAGTGAGTCATACGGTTTGCATATCGCTTCCTGCATTCTTGCAGTTCTACTCGCTATAGGCCTGCATTCTCATCCGATTTGTTTTCTCAGGTGAAAATCTTTGAAGAGGACTTCAGGAAGGAAAGGAGCGATAGAGAGAGAATGAACGAAGAGAAAGAAGATCTGAGGCGGCAGGTGGAAAGGCTACAGGGTCAAATGACCAATCTGACCAATCAGGTCAGCGTTTACACATAGCCTGCATAAACTGCCCGATCTGACCAATGAAATAACTCCAATAATAGAATATGAATAACAGATTGGATGTGAAGAGTTTTAGAATGGTCTTTTGAATTGAatctgtttttcagcttcatCAAGCACAAAATGAGTGTCAGAGAGAACGTGCAGAGAGGTGTAAACTGGAGCGACTGCAGATGCAACAAAAGCAGGTGACTCTCATTTGCCATATTGGCGCCACCTTGTGACCACATCACTTCGTAGAGATCTCTGCATTTGATGCTCCATTCTTCACTTTCAGTTCGCTTGAAACATTCGCTCTTATTAGTGTCTGAGTATGTGATGTTGCTGTTTATGATATAGGAAAATAGTTAGCAGAATGAAGCCTAATTTATGACTCTCATATTCAACGTCACAGAtgctaatattttaaaatacagagTACACAATGCAACAAAGTTTCTACAAAGTTGCGATtcgctttaatttttacagtttctatatgaagtttaacatgctgaatgcGAAAATCTCATTAATTTTTGTACCATCGATGGTACttacaaaaaaaacctaaaaaacattttcacacatttagaCATTCGGTATTATAACTCGTACGCAGAAAttacaaggtactggcataacactaAGCTCAAAACTGTTTaacaaaaattacaaaaatgagtcgtccaaaacttcagaagtgtacatttaatcatttttatcttTCATGATGACTAATACTGTCCGATATATACCGATATATtgtaattaatgatataagctcaaaatttacaCTCAAACATTGATGCTGCatgaatatatatattacaacaataattagcaccacataattgtacaagaactataaaaaaaacgaagatttgttacactgtgttatCAAAAAGTCTAGTAAAATTCTTGAACCGTAGACAAGTGAGACTCATGTTAGTTTTGTTTTCCCATGTTTTGGAGGGGCAACAGGAAAGGAGAACGTCTGACCCCACGTCTGGCACGGCCAACGGCCCCATGAGCCCCCCATACTGTGGCCCGTTTGTTCAGGTGGGCCATCAAGGTCTAGAAGGGTGGCCCATACACTTCCCCCCCAGGATGCCTAACATCAGCACGGCACCCGGCAGGGATTTTCAGCCCATCAACCCGGTGAGTTGCAATTCGAATCTGgattttgatgtatttgttgTGGGGATGGTGTTTAAATTTGCCGAGTTCTGTCCAGAATTATCTAACGTTCGACCTTTGAgtcacatatttaaaatgtcacatttgaactggaattaattttttttatttttttgctgattttttatttttttttccgCTTCTTTCTCATTCCGGAACAGAGACAGTAGTGTTATTCCAACACTTTTAAGTGGTTAACAGTTTTACCCCACAGAAATGTAGGTTCTAGTTTACAACTAGAAATATGTGGAGGTGTTGATTTGTAAAAACAGGCTTTTACTGACTGTCTATACGAGTTTGTGTAATGATGTCATGATTAattcttttgtgtgtgttttcagggaTTTCCCTGGCAGTCATCATTCCCACAGCCACGTGGTTCCAGAGGACAAGCAGACACAGCAAGACCCCCGCCAGAAACTGCAGGTATTAATCAGATGTCCTGTTCTGGACTCGTATCATCATTCTGCATCAGAAGgatctttttgttttataagtCTGACCCGGTGATATTTAAAACGCTCTGTCTGAATCAATCGGCTTCCACTGGAGGCAGTTCAATTGATGACGATAATGAGAACCAGATGGAGTGATCTTCCAATTTCACAATGATTGTACAAACCTTTTGTAGTTCAGTTTCCATTTGCGTTTGTCCTATTAATTATGCTCCGTTTAagacatcaaaatagaccctaTTTACTTTcctttttgcttgtttttaagtTCAAACTACTCTACAGGTTATAAGAcaaactaaaaaataataatataattatttttcacCTATAAATACTGTCCACTGACATAATAATATAAGTAAATCAGTGCCCGTTCTACATTATTTAATGCTGAATATTCATTTACACTATATTATTTTGGTGTGTCACATTATTGAAGTCTCTACTCTCTACGTTGCAATTTCAGATATgaagaaaaatgtttgtgtggGTTCTCGACttatttctctgttttgttcTTTCTGTCAGAAATGGGAGCAACTGGATTTGGCAAAAGGGAGCGTCAGAACATAGATCCTGGAAAGCACTAAACACACATTCTCTCTCCTGGAATGGCTCATGGCTAGTAGCATGATGCAGTTTATTTTCAGTTGGCATGGTGTGaactattgtttttttcctactgtatatatataaatatatactgtatctacCACTGATACAAATGTTGTTTATAAACTTAAGTTTTATAATCTTGTTTGTGAAACACTGTTCTGGCAAattaagaatatatatatacatttattatttgacCTTTTTACGATTGTTGAAGTTTAAATGATCTGCTTTGTATAATTCTATGCAGGAATTGAAGTCAGCTATTTAATAGATACAATGATTGGATGTCATTTTTACACAATATACTTATAGagttaaaagaaaaaagtcattatagaccactttattaattaaaaatcaCTGTGTACTATTAAATGGACCGAGTATATTTATAATAGCTATAATAGCGGTTAACTTGTATTGAGCCTTACatcacatataaaacacaatttgAGAAAAGATAAAAATGTATCTAAATGTTAATAACTCTATAGGTGAATTGTCTTGAAAATGTCCAACAATAGACTGTGACTGATTAGATTTGCGATTCATTCATTGGCTGTGGTTGTAATGGTCACACAGATGAATGTGTCCATGTGCATGTCACCATTGGGTGATGTTACTCTCTGACTGGTCGTCTGCCCCACTATTTGCTGAAGCCATATACACTCGTTATATCTTTTCAGTTATTAGATTAAGTTCAACACGGTTGTAGTTTCACTCTGTTATGCCTATGGCTTGTTGATCTTATAGTTACTTATAATTACGAGAGGACCCTCTTTGGTCCTAGTAAACAGATGCCAGACGTGACATGGTAGATTTGCTTAATATTGTTCAATATTCagtgtttaaaaacattattcacaATGTGCAAATGGAAGCTAAGTTATTTATAATCTATTGTTTTGACAGCTGAGTGTGGTTTATTGTCTTAAGTAATGTTGTCTTTTGTGTATTGTTTTGTGTCTACCTTTACATATTGTAGCTACTGGAAGATTGTAGGATGTGAGTTTGTGTCGTTGTGCATATGCACATTCACGAGAAGTGGGCcagaataaataatttaatatctCATTAGCACAGCCCACTTTCATTGGTCTCGCTTTTGATTTTGGCTGAAACGTCAGCAAGAATCAGGAgagaaaataaaccaaattaacAAATGACTGATTTGCGATGGGATCAGATGTTGCACTCACAAACATGTTATATGTTTGGAACTAGATGATCAGGGTAAGAACCATAACTTTGCTATACGATCATTCGTCATCATGAAGGCTGTTTTTCACACGTGTCTGTTATAAAATGATCTGATCGTCTCTAACTGCGTAGACCGATGCTTTAAACCAAACGCAAAAGGTTTGTACGTGCGCCAAATATTCCCAACGGCAAGCATTTGCTTTTAAACATTGTGATATttgtcatgtaaatgtaaaaaataggtAGGCTTTTATGAATATGTGGAATTTGATGAACGTAATGGAGTTCAAATGAGTGTTTTCAATTTGAAGTGTCTGTGAGCTGGATTGCACTCTGAGATGTGTGCTTTGTTAACTGGTTGGCGGTTTTGTGCTTTTGGAATGACTTTTTCTTTCAGTGGGTGAAAGCATATCTCCTGTGGAACTTTTGTAATTGATtagtataataaatatattctaaCTGTCTAAACCTGCAGATGTTTTTGTGTGAGAACTGAAGCGTGCGTGGAAACTGCAGGAATCACCAGGAGCCCTGTTTCCCAAGCTCTGAATAATCTCTGCACTTTGCATCTGTTTATACAATATTTTGACAAATTA is from Triplophysa rosa linkage group LG13, Trosa_1v2, whole genome shotgun sequence and encodes:
- the tnip1 gene encoding TNFAIP3-interacting protein 1 isoform X2, giving the protein MEGKGPYRIYDPGGSDCQVKDEASSLSYRQLLEENTVLRERMKGLKSLGDLLEESQSEAAKLRKRVEELVRDNEALKSSATSFASSLCMGAPVQTDTQGHGKHHGHHSAERQESRDCLAGNTLQPEPTESSSEFEVVNMEGKTAPETQSAGVMHMPQENLELASQLRRLESSFSVFAEESNPNQLLAHLGRMAVEFHHLSSKVQKNEQRTSLLQMLCEQLRQENSDLRKKMEEDLQYRNRDLEQLRQENLKLKEQVKGGAQAALSEQPKPKEEQMKEERSKTKVEMTMNQQSGKAAEKTPSKTLDPEVYEKKIKLLEKQRKDVLEVNKQWDIQWNSMKAQFEQKITDLRQRLADSQKAVLELEAEREQRQRDYDKKLLLAKSKIDNVQGEKECLTSETCELKQKVRYLQDQLLPLTKQREYQEKEIQRLNRALEEALNLHSPSSTQPGMNLGEGVANLRQQELHTQIAVLKEQVKIFEEDFRKERSDRERMNEEKEDLRRQVERLQGQMTNLTNQLHQAQNECQRERAERCKLERLQMQQKQGQQERRTSDPTSGTANGPMSPPYCGPFVQVGHQGLEGWPIHFPPRMPNISTAPGRDFQPINPGFPWQSSFPQPRGSRGQADTARPPPETAEMGATGFGKRERQNIDPGKH
- the tnip1 gene encoding TNFAIP3-interacting protein 1 isoform X1, which produces MEGKGPYRIYDPGGSDCQVKDEASSLSYRQLLEENTVLRERMKGLKSLGDLLEESQSEAAKLRKRVEELVRDNEALKSSATSFASSLCMGAPVQTDTQGHGKHHGHHSAERQESRDCLAGNTLQPEPTESSSEFEVVNMEGKTAPETQSAGVMHMPQENLELASQLRRLESSFSVFAEESNPNQLLAHLGRMAVEFHHLSSKVQKNEQRTSLLQMLCEQLRQENSDLRKKMEEDLQYRNRDLEQLRQENLKLKEQVKGGAQAALSEQPKPKEEQMKEERSKTKVEMTMNQQSGKAAEKTPSKTLDPEVYEKKIKLLEKQRKDVLEVNKQWDIQWNSMKAQFEQKITDLRQRLADSQKAVLELEAEREQRQRDYDKKLLLAKSKIDNVQGEKECLTSETCELKQKVRYLQDQLLPLTKQREYQEKEIQRLNRALEEALNLHSPSSTQPGMNLGEGVANLRQQELHTQIAVLKEQVKIFEEDFRKERSDRERMNEEKEDLRRQVERLQGQMTNLTNQLHQAQNECQRERAERCKLERLQMQQKQEGQQERRTSDPTSGTANGPMSPPYCGPFVQVGHQGLEGWPIHFPPRMPNISTAPGRDFQPINPGFPWQSSFPQPRGSRGQADTARPPPETAEMGATGFGKRERQNIDPGKH